A stretch of Strix aluco isolate bStrAlu1 chromosome 16, bStrAlu1.hap1, whole genome shotgun sequence DNA encodes these proteins:
- the FGF19 gene encoding fibroblast growth factor 19: MGPRPAALALLGLAAALSLPLPDAGPHVNYGWGEPIRLRHLYTASKHGLFSCFLRIGGDGRVDAAGSQSPQSLLEIRAVAVRTVAIKGVRSSRYLCMDEAGRLHGQLRYSTEDCSFEEEIRPDGYNVYKSKKYGISVSLSSAKQRQQFKGKDFLPLSHFLPMINTVPVESTDFGEYGDYSQGFEPEVYSSPLETDSMDPFGITSKLSPVKSPSFQK, encoded by the exons ATggggccgcgccccgccgccctgGCGCTGCTGGGTCTGGCCGCCGCCTTGTCGCTGCCGCTGCCCGACGCCGGCCCGCACGTTAACTACGGCTGGGGGGAGCCGATCCGGCTGCGGCACCTCTACACCGCCAGCAAGCACGGGCTGTTCAGCTGCTTCCTGCGGATCGGCGGCGACGGCCGGGTGGACGCCGCCGGTAGCCAGAGCCCGCAGA GTCTGCTGGAGATCCGCGCCGTGGCGGTGCGCACCGTGGCCATCAAGGGCGTGCGGAGCTCCCGGTACCTCTGCATGGACGAGGCGGGGCGGCTGCACGGGCAG CTCAGGTATTCCACTGAGGACTGTTCCTTTGAAGAGGAGATTCGTCCAGATGGCTACAATGTATATAAATCAAAAAAATACGGAATATCGGTGTCTTTGAGTAGTGCCAAGCAAAGACAACAgttcaaaggaaaagattttCTTCCACTATCTCACTTCTTACCTATGATCAACACTGTGCCTGTGGAATCAACAGACTTTGGTGAATACGGTGATTACAGCCAGGGCTTTGAACCAGAGGTGTACTCCTCGCCTCTTGAAACGGACAGCATGGACCCCTTTGGCATCACCTCCAAACTGTCGCCGGTGAAGAGCCCTAGCTTTCAGAAATGA